The Microbacterium sp. Nx66 genome contains a region encoding:
- a CDS encoding molybdenum cofactor biosynthesis F family protein — MTTLNPADTSTWLPLEGLAPGFDANKAPHSTALSGREIAVVDARGTRIVHRFDDSTVAWEYQPAAEDPTEAASDTDDYEAFEVDDELYFVQFHHRYLPNEAVSLVLDLRHGRSLAVISEILPAPEQGRTRVQHHFAPGTIEGAAVTGAEAAPTTTLIGRRVEWVYSEEHAYEHVYLSPRWYSWQCLAGPERGLADTDENSVWEVRPGIYIFAWREKVIPCASVTIADHRDVNAIRSHGVLFGLDESGEVPTHFTFGAHGRLLSTTHHTPSLEPATFGDA, encoded by the coding sequence ATGACGACCCTCAACCCCGCCGACACCTCCACCTGGCTGCCACTGGAAGGCCTCGCGCCCGGTTTCGACGCCAACAAGGCCCCGCACAGCACCGCGCTCAGCGGTCGCGAGATCGCTGTCGTCGACGCCCGCGGCACCCGCATCGTCCACCGCTTCGACGACTCGACGGTCGCCTGGGAGTACCAGCCCGCCGCCGAGGACCCCACGGAGGCCGCGTCCGACACCGACGACTACGAGGCGTTCGAGGTCGACGACGAGCTCTACTTCGTGCAGTTCCACCACCGCTACCTCCCGAACGAGGCGGTCTCGCTCGTGCTCGATCTGCGGCACGGACGCTCCCTCGCGGTGATCTCCGAGATCCTCCCCGCGCCCGAGCAGGGCCGCACCCGGGTGCAGCACCACTTCGCCCCCGGCACCATCGAGGGCGCCGCGGTCACCGGTGCCGAGGCCGCCCCCACGACCACGCTCATCGGCCGCCGCGTCGAGTGGGTCTACAGCGAGGAGCACGCCTACGAGCACGTCTACCTCTCCCCGCGCTGGTACTCGTGGCAGTGCCTGGCCGGTCCGGAGCGCGGGCTCGCCGACACCGACGAGAACAGCGTGTGGGAGGTGCGCCCCGGGATCTACATCTTCGCGTGGCGCGAGAAGGTGATCCCGTGCGCCTCGGTGACGATCGCCGACCACCGCGACGTGAACGCGATCCGCTCCCACGGCGTGCTGTTCGGACTGGACGAGAGCGGTGAGGTGCCGACGCACTTCACGTTCGGCGCACACGGCCGCCTGCTGTCGACCACCCACCACACGCCGTCGCTCGAGCCCGCGACCTTCGGAGATGCCTGA
- a CDS encoding SDR family NAD(P)-dependent oxidoreductase yields MDLQLDGTTALVTGAASGIGRAVVRALAAEGVRVALLDRDAAALRDAAAVAGADPVLLAADVTDEQQVAAAVDAGVRAMGGLDAVVCCAGISGPVGTPIEETALEEWNRVLAVNVTGAFLVLKHAIPALRESAAGSVVLLASDSAVVASPGMAPYAASKAALVQFGRALSVDLAGTGVRVNAVAPSIVDTPMSRGDLGSEAFADPAFPVQSADEVAGHVAYLLSPRSRTVNGTTLLSDFGYTARSGFPA; encoded by the coding sequence ATGGACCTGCAGCTCGACGGCACGACGGCCCTCGTCACGGGGGCCGCCAGCGGCATCGGCCGTGCCGTCGTCCGGGCGCTCGCCGCCGAGGGGGTGCGGGTCGCGCTGCTCGACCGGGACGCGGCTGCGCTCCGGGACGCCGCCGCGGTCGCCGGCGCCGATCCGGTGCTGCTCGCCGCCGACGTCACGGACGAACAGCAGGTGGCCGCCGCGGTCGACGCCGGCGTCCGCGCGATGGGAGGTCTCGATGCGGTGGTCTGCTGCGCCGGGATCTCGGGCCCGGTCGGGACGCCGATCGAGGAGACCGCACTGGAGGAGTGGAACCGCGTCCTCGCCGTCAACGTCACCGGCGCGTTCCTCGTGCTCAAGCACGCGATCCCGGCGCTCCGGGAGTCCGCCGCGGGGTCCGTCGTGCTGCTCGCGAGCGACTCGGCCGTCGTGGCCTCGCCGGGCATGGCTCCCTACGCCGCATCGAAGGCGGCGCTCGTGCAGTTCGGGCGGGCGCTCTCGGTCGACCTCGCCGGCACCGGGGTGCGGGTGAACGCGGTGGCACCGTCCATCGTCGACACTCCGATGAGCCGCGGGGATCTCGGTTCGGAGGCCTTCGCCGACCCCGCCTTCCCCGTGCAGAGCGCCGACGAGGTCGCCGGGCACGTGGCGTACCTCCTCTCCCCGCGGAGCCGGACCGTGAACGGCACCACCCTCCTCAGCGACTTCGGGTACACCGCCCGGTCGGGATTCCCCGCCTGA
- a CDS encoding HNH endonuclease signature motif containing protein, giving the protein MESTPAAILDDTLVALDAVLRSGTVGALDAREMMDLLRVAGEIQRRVEAVIVDAVASADPRPAGSGEPAFCGRFGCRSMNELLQRVLRTDGASAARLVKSARLVRREVDLSSGEWLPARWPALREALLDGAIGVTGLLAATGPIEQAGPRVRLADRWEADAYLAEVARGEESCEGAENSDDDENETGPAPTPEDLRVRAQMIVQYLDPDGAEPAEDIALRARGVVLGRAKDGVIPVRGALLPEVAGQLQRIWDAYLNPKIDGPPLPGVHFVPSEVRDDAAGEQQAPVSPDDDVLPSGDVGGMVDGRTRAQKQHDALAAALGIAARHDDMPRLGGAAPTLVVTVAAEDYATGHGWTRVEGVETPVSTRVAAHTACGGTVQRVVLGAGGRIVGLGSSDRIFTPAQRRAIGVRDGECLIPGCHVPAAWCEIHHVTEHARGGPTHTDNGVALCWHHHRTLDTSGWQIRMRGGVPQVRGPAWWDPRRRWRTPRPALPGSPDRTGARFAHAGPVRGRILRAGTSPARSATSAAGRADRE; this is encoded by the coding sequence ATGGAAAGCACCCCGGCAGCGATTCTCGACGACACGCTCGTCGCTCTCGACGCCGTGTTGCGATCCGGCACGGTGGGCGCTCTCGACGCGCGGGAGATGATGGACCTGCTGCGGGTCGCGGGCGAGATCCAGCGACGCGTGGAGGCTGTGATCGTGGACGCGGTGGCGAGCGCCGATCCGCGTCCGGCAGGGTCCGGGGAACCGGCGTTCTGCGGACGGTTCGGCTGCCGCTCGATGAACGAGCTGCTGCAGCGTGTGCTCCGCACCGACGGCGCGTCCGCCGCGCGCCTCGTGAAGAGCGCGCGGTTGGTGCGGCGCGAGGTCGACCTCTCCTCCGGGGAGTGGCTGCCGGCGCGGTGGCCGGCGCTGCGCGAGGCCCTCCTCGACGGGGCGATCGGGGTGACCGGGTTGCTGGCCGCGACCGGGCCGATCGAGCAGGCCGGCCCTCGCGTGCGCCTCGCCGACCGCTGGGAGGCCGACGCGTATCTGGCGGAGGTCGCGCGGGGCGAGGAGAGTTGCGAGGGCGCCGAGAACAGTGATGATGACGAGAACGAGACCGGGCCGGCACCGACGCCCGAGGACCTGAGGGTGCGGGCGCAGATGATCGTGCAGTACCTCGATCCGGACGGCGCGGAGCCTGCGGAAGACATCGCGCTGCGGGCCCGGGGCGTCGTGCTGGGCCGCGCCAAGGACGGCGTGATCCCGGTCAGGGGCGCGCTGCTGCCCGAGGTCGCGGGGCAGCTGCAACGGATCTGGGACGCGTATCTGAACCCGAAGATCGACGGTCCGCCGCTTCCCGGCGTCCACTTCGTGCCGTCGGAAGTGCGTGACGACGCTGCTGGGGAGCAACAGGCACCGGTCTCCCCGGATGACGATGTGCTTCCGTCCGGTGACGTCGGCGGGATGGTCGACGGGCGCACACGCGCACAGAAGCAGCACGACGCGCTCGCGGCGGCCCTGGGGATCGCGGCCCGGCACGACGACATGCCGCGGCTGGGCGGTGCCGCCCCGACACTCGTGGTCACGGTCGCCGCCGAGGACTATGCCACGGGGCACGGCTGGACGCGGGTCGAGGGCGTCGAGACGCCGGTGTCGACGCGGGTGGCCGCGCACACGGCGTGCGGAGGGACAGTCCAGCGCGTGGTGCTCGGTGCCGGAGGAAGGATCGTCGGGCTCGGGTCGAGCGACCGGATCTTCACCCCCGCGCAGCGCCGGGCGATCGGCGTGCGGGACGGCGAGTGTCTGATCCCCGGCTGTCACGTCCCGGCCGCCTGGTGCGAGATCCACCACGTCACGGAGCACGCTCGCGGGGGTCCGACCCACACCGACAACGGCGTCGCGCTGTGCTGGCACCATCACCGCACGTTGGACACCTCGGGCTGGCAGATCCGCATGCGAGGGGGAGTGCCGCAGGTGCGAGGGCCGGCCTGGTGGGATCCGAGACGACGATGGCGCACGCCGCGCCCGGCTCTTCCCGGCTCCCCGGACCGGACGGGGGCCCGATTCGCTCACGCGGGACCGGTCCGCGGACGCATCCTTCGCGCGGGGACATCTCCGGCGCGCTCCGCGACAAGTGCGGCGGGAAGGGCCGACCGAGAATGA
- a CDS encoding DUF202 domain-containing protein produces the protein MTAPDTPVPATPAPDLYDPGLQPERTELAWRRTALAIAVGSLLSLRVFPLVLPSGAEGWGLVPGVLGVGTAALLWIAARRRQRRTTAVLTARARGPLPGGGLPLALTVFATGFGIVALALVAVTLLTR, from the coding sequence ATGACCGCCCCCGATACTCCGGTGCCCGCCACCCCTGCCCCCGATCTGTACGACCCCGGGCTGCAGCCGGAGCGGACGGAGCTGGCCTGGCGGCGCACGGCCCTCGCGATCGCGGTCGGCTCGCTGCTGTCGCTGCGGGTCTTCCCTCTCGTGCTGCCGAGCGGCGCCGAGGGGTGGGGCCTCGTGCCGGGCGTGCTGGGCGTCGGCACGGCGGCACTGCTCTGGATCGCCGCGCGCCGTCGGCAGCGTCGGACGACCGCGGTGCTCACCGCGCGGGCGCGCGGCCCGCTGCCGGGCGGCGGTCTCCCGCTCGCGCTGACGGTGTTCGCGACCGGGTTCGGGATCGTCGCCCTCGCGCTCGTGGCCGTGACGCTGCTCACGCGCTGA
- a CDS encoding aldehyde dehydrogenase family protein, with protein MSDSAVPVAVDSGSTDSAASAAAALLDRIQPPRGEGREIPDAATREVIGRAPVATVADLDDAIARAKAAQPAWEALGHERRSALLLAAADAIDANAEGLAYLLSREQGKPLNGPNARFELGACSAWLRTNATTVLEPQVLVDDETLHAELVYKAAGVVGAIGPWNWPLMITIWQIGPSLRMGNTVVAKPSEYTPLSVLAMLTVMNDVLPADVLIGVSGDREVGARLASHPDIAKIMFTGSTATGRRIIESSAGNLARLTLELGGNDAGIVLPGTDPSAIAEDLFWGAFINTGQTCAAMKRLYVHDSVYDEVVDALAAIAEQVPMGNGLDEANVLGPLQNRPQFDIVSRLVDDAKSRGARIVTGGEPASDLGELFYRPTIVADIDNDAALVQEEQFGPALPVIRYSDVDEAFALANALDVGLGASVWASDPEEARAVAARMQSGTVWINSHGGLHPMVPFGGVKSSGYGLEFGVEGLKSVAVTQVVSGPARKA; from the coding sequence ATGTCCGATTCCGCCGTTCCCGTAGCCGTCGACTCCGGATCCACCGATTCTGCGGCGTCCGCCGCCGCGGCGCTGCTCGACCGTATCCAGCCCCCGCGCGGCGAGGGTCGCGAGATCCCCGATGCCGCGACGCGGGAGGTCATCGGACGCGCGCCCGTGGCCACGGTCGCGGACCTCGACGATGCCATCGCCCGCGCGAAGGCCGCGCAGCCCGCGTGGGAGGCGCTGGGACACGAGAGGCGGAGCGCACTCCTCCTGGCCGCGGCCGACGCCATCGACGCGAACGCCGAAGGGCTCGCCTACCTTCTGTCGCGGGAGCAGGGGAAGCCGCTGAACGGCCCCAACGCGCGGTTCGAGCTCGGCGCCTGCTCGGCCTGGCTGCGCACCAACGCCACCACGGTCCTCGAGCCGCAGGTGCTCGTCGACGACGAGACGCTGCACGCAGAGCTCGTCTACAAGGCCGCCGGCGTGGTCGGGGCCATCGGGCCGTGGAACTGGCCGCTCATGATCACGATCTGGCAGATCGGCCCGTCGCTGCGCATGGGCAACACGGTCGTCGCGAAGCCCAGCGAGTACACGCCGCTGAGCGTGCTGGCGATGCTCACCGTGATGAACGATGTGCTGCCCGCCGACGTCCTCATCGGGGTCTCCGGAGACCGTGAGGTGGGTGCCCGCCTCGCCTCGCACCCCGACATCGCCAAGATCATGTTCACCGGCTCCACCGCGACCGGGCGTCGCATCATCGAGAGCTCCGCGGGCAACCTCGCCCGCCTCACGCTGGAGCTGGGCGGCAACGACGCGGGCATCGTGCTCCCCGGCACGGATCCGTCGGCCATCGCGGAAGACCTCTTCTGGGGTGCGTTCATCAACACCGGACAGACCTGCGCCGCCATGAAGCGCCTCTACGTGCACGACTCCGTGTACGACGAGGTCGTGGACGCTCTCGCCGCGATCGCCGAGCAGGTGCCGATGGGCAACGGCCTCGACGAGGCCAACGTGCTCGGACCGCTGCAGAACCGCCCGCAGTTCGACATCGTCAGCCGCCTCGTCGACGACGCGAAGAGCCGCGGCGCCCGGATCGTCACGGGTGGCGAGCCGGCATCCGACCTCGGCGAGCTGTTCTACCGGCCGACCATCGTCGCCGACATCGACAACGATGCGGCGCTCGTCCAGGAGGAGCAGTTCGGCCCGGCCCTCCCCGTCATCCGGTACAGCGACGTCGACGAGGCCTTCGCGCTGGCGAACGCCCTCGATGTGGGCCTCGGAGCCTCGGTATGGGCGAGCGACCCGGAGGAGGCCCGCGCCGTCGCCGCGCGTATGCAGTCCGGCACGGTGTGGATCAACTCGCACGGCGGGCTGCATCCGATGGTGCCGTTCGGCGGGGTGAAGAGCTCGGGTTACGGGCTGGAGTTCGGCGTCGAGGGGCTCAAGTCCGTCGCGGTCACCCAGGTCGTCTCCGGACCCGCCCGGAAGGCCTGA
- a CDS encoding amidohydrolase produces the protein MTDVADLIVTGSVIRTSDRARPRAEAFAVRDGRILAVGDRADVEAFRGRRTRLVEVGDAAVYPGFVDVHNHHALAGRTELFELSLAPSLTLDEILDRVREKAQTLPEDAWIVGGAVATTLLPTLANTATRLRLDEAAGGRPVALMEDSRHNRWASTRALELAGITADSIPTSGVTLLDPDDGTPTGVLLEAAGIPVQEAYDRSGGLTAEQHAAASRRGIELLNSFGITAFQDAGVSVDILAALAGLDRADELHAWVVSSLLINDEIFGFDPIGAPLLDRGEEFRTPHHRPDFVKIFLDGVPPARTASFLDPYPADPVHGAHFHGETTMTLDELTDWLRAVAARGLGAKVHCTGDGSARLVLDAAERLRAEGFTTPVQIAHGQFLAESDIPRLAALDVSADISPFIWYPGVIPQALADVLGERAEHSQPNRALLDAGALVAGGSDWPVSESPNTLEGLQGLVTRADPLGRAAGTLWPEQAISAEEALEVFTINAATAMGLGAETGSLTPGKSADFVILERDAIGGPAEEIVHTEVVSTWFAGRPVHER, from the coding sequence ATGACCGACGTCGCCGACCTCATCGTCACCGGTTCCGTGATCCGCACGTCGGACCGCGCCCGTCCGCGTGCCGAGGCCTTCGCCGTACGAGACGGACGGATCCTCGCCGTCGGCGACCGCGCCGACGTGGAGGCGTTCCGCGGCCGTCGCACGCGGCTGGTCGAGGTCGGCGACGCGGCGGTCTACCCCGGGTTCGTCGACGTGCACAACCACCACGCGCTCGCCGGACGGACCGAGCTCTTCGAGCTGTCGCTCGCCCCCTCGCTCACGCTCGACGAGATCCTGGACCGGGTGCGGGAGAAGGCACAGACCCTGCCCGAGGACGCCTGGATCGTCGGCGGCGCCGTGGCCACGACCCTGCTTCCCACCCTCGCCAACACCGCCACGCGGTTGCGTCTCGACGAGGCAGCGGGCGGACGGCCGGTGGCGCTCATGGAGGACTCCCGCCACAACCGGTGGGCCAGCACCCGGGCGCTGGAGCTGGCCGGCATCACGGCGGACAGCATCCCGACCTCCGGGGTGACGCTGCTCGACCCCGACGACGGCACCCCCACCGGCGTACTCCTGGAAGCCGCCGGCATCCCGGTGCAGGAGGCGTACGACCGCAGCGGCGGACTCACCGCGGAGCAGCACGCGGCCGCCTCCCGTCGCGGGATCGAGCTGCTGAACTCGTTCGGGATCACGGCGTTCCAGGACGCGGGGGTCTCCGTCGACATCCTCGCCGCGCTCGCCGGACTCGACCGCGCCGACGAGCTGCACGCCTGGGTGGTCTCCTCGCTCCTCATCAACGACGAGATCTTCGGGTTCGACCCCATCGGCGCTCCCCTGCTCGACCGCGGCGAGGAGTTCCGCACGCCGCACCACCGTCCCGACTTCGTGAAGATCTTCCTCGACGGCGTCCCGCCCGCCCGCACCGCCTCGTTCCTCGACCCGTATCCGGCGGATCCGGTGCACGGGGCGCACTTCCACGGCGAGACGACCATGACCCTCGACGAGCTCACCGACTGGCTGCGGGCCGTCGCCGCCCGCGGTCTCGGGGCCAAGGTGCACTGCACCGGCGACGGGTCGGCACGCCTCGTCCTGGACGCCGCCGAGCGCCTGCGCGCGGAGGGCTTCACGACGCCGGTGCAGATCGCGCACGGGCAGTTCCTCGCGGAGAGCGACATCCCCCGACTCGCGGCGCTGGACGTCTCCGCCGACATCTCCCCGTTCATCTGGTACCCGGGCGTCATCCCCCAGGCGCTGGCGGACGTGCTGGGAGAGCGTGCCGAGCACTCGCAGCCCAACCGCGCACTCCTCGACGCCGGGGCCCTCGTGGCCGGCGGCTCGGACTGGCCGGTGAGCGAGTCGCCGAACACGCTCGAGGGCCTGCAGGGGCTCGTGACACGCGCCGATCCGCTCGGTCGGGCCGCGGGCACGCTCTGGCCGGAGCAGGCGATCTCGGCCGAGGAGGCGCTGGAGGTCTTCACGATCAACGCCGCGACGGCGATGGGGCTCGGCGCCGAGACCGGGTCTCTGACTCCCGGCAAGTCGGCCGACTTCGTGATCCTGGAACGGGATGCGATCGGCGGACCGGCGGAGGAGATCGTGCACACCGAGGTCGTCTCGACGTGGTTCGCCGGGCGCCCGGTGCACGAGCGCTGA
- a CDS encoding GMC family oxidoreductase, which translates to MRSAIVVGAGTSGAIVARRLTDAGVAVTLVEAGGYDTNPAIHDPSRAGELWHSAEDWDFFTVPQPHAAGRRLHLPRGKVTGGSHALNAMIWVRGAASDYDAWEAAGATGWGWAEVEPIYDAIENDLLPVTDDYALSPIQASIIDAAVEEGLPRNPNYNGGTLDGVSQEQVTIRDGRRVNTWTAYAQPVADRMTILTGRAVHSVIVRDGRAVGIRLGEGDDTEEVFADEVILSAGALGTPVILLRSGIGPAAELSALGIPVVLDAPAVGKNLHDHLLSPVIFATEKKPVGPPQPGVSVTQSHLFWRSRDGLAQPDTQPIHFSVPMWGELEPRGTDGFTLMAGLVTPHSRGELRLTGPGVDDLPHIDLAALEDQRDADALAASVRQCRRIGTQPALAEEWGAVEVYPGLDVADDDVEEWVRRTAITYHHQVGTCRMGSDPESVVDPQLRVRGIEGLRVIDASVMPTVPTGNTNAPAAMIGERGARFILAD; encoded by the coding sequence GTGCGCTCCGCGATCGTCGTCGGAGCCGGTACGTCGGGCGCCATCGTCGCGCGGCGTCTCACCGACGCCGGTGTCGCGGTGACGCTCGTCGAGGCGGGTGGTTACGACACGAACCCGGCCATCCACGACCCCTCGCGGGCGGGCGAGCTCTGGCACTCCGCTGAGGACTGGGACTTCTTCACCGTGCCGCAGCCGCACGCGGCCGGTCGTCGTCTGCATCTGCCTCGCGGGAAGGTCACCGGCGGTTCGCACGCGCTGAACGCCATGATCTGGGTGCGCGGCGCGGCCTCCGACTACGACGCGTGGGAGGCGGCAGGGGCGACCGGATGGGGGTGGGCCGAGGTCGAGCCGATCTACGACGCGATCGAGAACGACCTGCTGCCCGTGACCGACGACTACGCGCTCTCGCCCATCCAGGCCTCGATCATCGACGCCGCGGTCGAAGAGGGGCTGCCGCGCAACCCGAACTACAACGGCGGCACGCTCGACGGGGTGTCGCAGGAGCAGGTCACGATCAGGGACGGCCGCCGCGTCAACACCTGGACCGCCTATGCGCAGCCCGTCGCCGACCGGATGACGATCCTCACCGGACGCGCCGTCCATTCCGTGATCGTGCGCGACGGGCGCGCGGTCGGCATCCGGCTCGGGGAGGGCGATGACACCGAGGAGGTGTTCGCGGACGAGGTCATCCTCTCCGCGGGAGCACTCGGCACGCCCGTCATCCTGCTCCGCTCGGGCATCGGTCCCGCTGCCGAGCTGAGTGCCCTCGGCATCCCCGTCGTGCTCGATGCCCCCGCCGTCGGCAAGAATCTGCACGACCACCTCCTGTCACCCGTGATCTTCGCGACCGAGAAGAAGCCCGTCGGCCCGCCGCAGCCGGGAGTGTCCGTCACGCAGAGCCACCTGTTCTGGCGCAGCCGCGACGGCCTCGCGCAGCCGGACACGCAGCCCATCCACTTCTCCGTGCCCATGTGGGGCGAGCTGGAGCCGCGCGGCACCGACGGGTTCACGCTCATGGCGGGCCTGGTGACGCCGCACAGCCGCGGCGAACTGCGCCTCACCGGCCCCGGCGTCGACGACCTGCCGCACATCGACCTGGCGGCGCTGGAGGATCAGCGCGACGCCGACGCCCTCGCGGCCTCCGTGCGCCAGTGCCGCCGCATCGGCACGCAGCCTGCGCTCGCCGAGGAGTGGGGAGCGGTCGAGGTCTACCCCGGCCTGGACGTGGCGGACGACGACGTGGAGGAGTGGGTGCGCCGCACGGCCATCACCTATCACCACCAGGTCGGCACCTGCCGCATGGGCTCCGACCCGGAGTCCGTGGTCGACCCGCAGCTCCGGGTGCGCGGGATCGAGGGGCTCCGGGTGATCGACGCCTCGGTCATGCCGACCGTGCCCACCGGCAACACCAACGCGCCCGCGGCCATGATCGGCGAACGCGGCGCGCGGTTCATCCTCGCGGACTGA
- a CDS encoding APC family permease gives MAEQTSAPTTPHHTSLRPGALGVAGIVFLVLAAVAPLTGIVVVASLAIALGNGGGTPMSFFLVAAILLLFAIGYAQMSKQLVNAGGFYAFVVKGLGRTGGLVAGLIATLGYNFFVVGTIGTSGFFMQTIIRDLTGLDVHWLVWGLLSIVVCFVLARIGVDFSSKILGVCLVLEVLMLVVFDISVLVQTGYDVAAFSPEAVFSGSLPIGLLLAATGFLGFEATALFSEEAKQPLRTIPRATYTSIIAIGVILGVTTWAVVSATGVAQAQATALEHLPTGDLIFSLSQQYLGGPLTTVMMVLLLVSLFAAMLAFHNSATRYLYSLGRAKILPQALARTRPNGAPQLAGIVQAGFAAIVAILFALAGADPIVTLVPAMLGFGTLSVLILQGLAAISIVVYFRRRNDPRWWSTFIAPGIGFLGIAAISILAIVNFNIVAGSEELAIRLMPLLLVLALIGGIVYAAYLRRAKPAVYDGLATDLERFSDR, from the coding sequence GTGGCAGAGCAGACCTCCGCACCCACGACGCCGCACCACACCTCCCTCCGCCCCGGCGCCCTCGGCGTCGCCGGCATCGTCTTCCTCGTCCTGGCCGCCGTCGCGCCGCTGACCGGGATCGTCGTCGTCGCCTCCCTCGCCATCGCCCTGGGCAACGGCGGCGGCACCCCGATGTCGTTCTTCCTCGTCGCGGCCATCCTGCTGCTGTTCGCGATCGGCTACGCCCAGATGTCGAAGCAGCTCGTGAACGCGGGAGGCTTCTACGCCTTCGTCGTGAAGGGCCTCGGCCGCACCGGCGGACTCGTCGCGGGCCTCATCGCGACGCTCGGCTACAACTTCTTCGTCGTCGGCACGATCGGCACCAGCGGCTTCTTCATGCAGACGATCATCCGCGACCTCACCGGTCTCGACGTGCACTGGCTCGTCTGGGGCCTGCTGTCGATCGTCGTGTGCTTCGTCCTCGCGCGGATCGGCGTCGACTTCAGCTCGAAGATCCTCGGCGTGTGCCTCGTGCTCGAGGTGCTCATGCTCGTCGTTTTCGACATCTCGGTGCTCGTGCAGACCGGCTACGACGTCGCCGCGTTCAGCCCGGAGGCCGTGTTCTCCGGCTCGCTGCCCATCGGCCTGCTGCTCGCGGCGACCGGCTTCCTCGGGTTCGAGGCCACTGCGCTCTTCAGCGAGGAGGCCAAGCAGCCGCTGCGCACGATCCCGCGGGCGACCTACACCTCGATCATCGCGATCGGCGTGATCCTCGGCGTCACGACCTGGGCCGTGGTGAGCGCGACCGGCGTCGCACAGGCGCAGGCCACGGCGCTGGAGCACCTGCCCACGGGCGACCTCATCTTCTCGCTCTCGCAGCAGTACCTGGGCGGTCCGCTCACGACCGTGATGATGGTGCTGCTCCTGGTGAGCCTGTTCGCGGCGATGCTCGCGTTCCACAACTCGGCCACCCGCTACCTGTACTCGCTGGGTCGCGCGAAGATCCTCCCCCAGGCCCTCGCCCGCACCCGCCCGAACGGTGCCCCGCAGCTCGCGGGCATCGTGCAGGCCGGCTTCGCGGCGATCGTGGCGATCCTGTTCGCCCTCGCCGGCGCCGACCCCATCGTCACGCTCGTGCCCGCGATGCTCGGCTTCGGCACCCTCAGCGTGCTGATCCTGCAGGGGCTCGCGGCGATCTCGATCGTCGTGTACTTCCGGCGCCGGAACGACCCGCGGTGGTGGAGCACGTTCATCGCGCCGGGCATCGGCTTCCTCGGCATCGCGGCCATCTCGATCCTGGCGATCGTGAACTTCAACATCGTGGCCGGCTCCGAGGAGCTCGCGATCCGCCTGATGCCGCTCCTGCTCGTGCTCGCGCTGATCGGCGGCATCGTCTACGCCGCCTACCTCCGCCGCGCCAAGCCCGCCGTCTACGACGGCCTCGCCACCGACCTGGAGCGGTTCAGCGACCGCTGA
- a CDS encoding YidH family protein has protein sequence MRRFPASVYRVGDEPDPRFSLANERTFLAWTRTGLALIAGGVALEVLGLDLHPGFRLAASLLLMIAGTAVAPLAWFEWMRAERALRQGRPLPGALSAVVLAVVVVTTGLLVLAGVLWR, from the coding sequence ATGCGCCGCTTCCCCGCCTCCGTCTATCGGGTCGGGGACGAGCCCGACCCCCGGTTCTCCCTCGCCAACGAACGCACGTTCCTGGCCTGGACCCGGACCGGCCTGGCGCTGATCGCGGGCGGCGTCGCTCTCGAGGTCCTCGGCCTCGACCTGCACCCCGGGTTCCGGCTGGCGGCCTCGCTGCTGCTGATGATCGCCGGCACGGCCGTGGCGCCGCTCGCGTGGTTCGAGTGGATGCGGGCGGAGCGCGCCCTCCGGCAGGGACGACCGCTGCCCGGCGCGCTGTCGGCGGTGGTGCTCGCGGTGGTCGTGGTGACGACGGGGTTGCTCGTCCTCGCCGGGGTGCTGTGGCGCTGA